One segment of Macrotis lagotis isolate mMagLag1 chromosome 1, bilby.v1.9.chrom.fasta, whole genome shotgun sequence DNA contains the following:
- the LOC141492681 gene encoding olfactory receptor 2AJ1-like, whose protein sequence is MWEQKNQTFNRDFILLGLLHPNQYGLLFLTLILIIFMVAIMGNTVLILLIRLDIRLHTPMYYLLSHLSFTDILHISNIVPNMASNFISGRKSITFAGCGFQIFLSLIFLGAECLLLAAMSYDRYVAICHPLRYPILMNHRISVFMASGCWLGGTINSTIHTTYALHLPFCARAIDHFFCEVPAMLKLSCVDTSQYEGGVYVSAVFFLLIPFSIILASYGQILRTVFHIKSMEAQKKAFSTCSSHLVVVVMYYGPFIFTYMRPKSYHTPGQDKVLAILYTILTPMLNPIIYSLRNKDVLCALKKVLGKTLKQRN, encoded by the coding sequence atgtGGGAGCAAAAGAATCAGACTTTTAATAGAGATTTCATCCTATTAGGATTATTGCACCCAAACCAGTATGGATTGCTGTTTTTAACACTTATTCTCATCATTTTTATGGTGGCAATTATGGGAAACACAGTCTTGATTCTTCTAATACGCCTTGACATCCGACTCCACACTCCAATGTATTACCTTCTCAGTCATCTCTCCTTTACAGATATCTTGCACATCTCCAACATTGTTCCTAACATGGCCAGTAATTTCATATCTGGCAGGAAATCTATCACATTTGCAGGTTGTGGttttcagatcttcctgtctctcaTCTTTTTGGGTGCTGAATGTCTTCTTCTTGCAGCCATGTCCTATGATCGCTATGTAGCTATCTGCCACCCTCTGCGTTATCCCATTCTCATGAACCATCGAATTAGTGTCTTTATGGCTTCTGGATGCTGGCTTGGGGGTACCATCAACTCTACAATCCATACAACTTATGCATTACATCTTCCTTTTTGTGCAAGGGCTATTGACCACTTTTTCTGTGAAGTCCCAGCCATGTTGAAACTCTCATGTGTTGACACATCACAGTATGAAGGAGGAGTCTATGTGAGTGCTGTATTCTTCCTCCTAATTCCTTTTTCCATCATCCTTGCCTCTTATGGTCAGATTCTCCGTACTGTGTTTCACATTAAGTCTATGGAAGCCCAAAAAAAAGCTTTCTCCACTTGTTCCTCCCACCTGGTGGTGGTTGTTATGTACTATGgtccttttatttttacatatatgagACCAAAATCCTATCATACTCCAGGTCAGGACAAGGTTTTAGCCATCTTATATACCATTCTCACTCCAATGCTCAACCCTATCATCTACAGCCTCAGAAATAAAGATGTCTTATGTGCCCTGAAGAAGGTTTTAGGAAAGACACTTAAGCAAaggaattaa